The Inediibacterium massiliense genome includes the window ATATAAATGAATAAATTGTGGATAACTTTAGAAAGTTAGATTTTCATCAAATTTTAAGCAACGGAAATTCTAAATGAAATGAAAGAATTTCGTTGGCCATATGAGCAGTGACCATAGGAACATGCGAATTTTTTGTATAGAATAAAAGAAGGAGGAAAAATATGTATCCTTTTATAGAAAATAAAAGTACAGATGAAGTAGTTTTTTTTACCATTCCTAGTTTTGAACAAACGAATCTTGTAAAACATGGATTTAGTAGCAAAATAGGAGGCGTGAGTCAAGGAAAATATGCAAGCTTAAATTTAGGATTTAAAACAGAAGATTCAAACGAAAAGGTAGAAAATAATTATAAAAAAATAGCTAAGGCTTTAGATATTTCTATAGAAAATCTAGTTTTTTCTGATCAAGTTCATAAAGATCATATCAAAATTGTTACAAAAAAAGATTGTGGAAAGGGAATCATAAAAGAAAGTGATATAAAAGAGATTGATGCACTCATTACCAATGAAACAAATGTAGCTTTAGCAACTGTTTATGCAGATTGTGTACCTATTTTTTTATTAGATCCTGTAAAGAAGGTTATTGCTTTAGCTCATGCAGGATGGAGAGGTACTGTTCTTAAAATTGGAAAAAAAACTGTTGAAAAAATGATAAACGTCTATGAAACAAATCCAAAGGATTGTTTAGCAGCTATAGGACCATCAATTGGAAAGTGTTGCTATGAAGTAGATGAAAATGTTATAAAAGAATTTAACAAAGATTTTACAAATCTCAATAAGTTTGTATTTTCCAAGGGGAATGGAAAGTATATGCTAGATTTATGGAAAGCAAATCAAATTACTTTAAAGGAAATAGGACTTTTAGAAAGAAACATAAGCATAAGTAATATGTGTACCATGTGTCATAGTGAAAAATTTTTCTCTTATAGAAGAGATCAGGGTATAACTGGAAGGATGGCTGCCATCATAGAATTAAAATGATGGGTGAAAGGAGAGATCAAATGCCTAAAAGAAAAGTTTTAGTGGTAGATGATGAACAGCATATCATAGAGCTTATTCAATTCAATCTAGAAAAAAATGGATTTTTTGTAATCACTAGTGAAAATGGAGAAGATGCTATCAAGATTGCACAAAAGGAAATTCCAGATTTGATTTTATTAGATTTGATGCTTCCTGGAATAGATGGATTTGAAGCTTGTAAACAAATTAGAAATCATGAAGCTACTAGTAAAATTCCTATTATTATGCTTACAGCAAAAGGAGAAGAAACAGATAAAGTTTTAGGGTTAGAATTAGGTGCAGATGA containing:
- the pgeF gene encoding peptidoglycan editing factor PgeF, with product MYPFIENKSTDEVVFFTIPSFEQTNLVKHGFSSKIGGVSQGKYASLNLGFKTEDSNEKVENNYKKIAKALDISIENLVFSDQVHKDHIKIVTKKDCGKGIIKESDIKEIDALITNETNVALATVYADCVPIFLLDPVKKVIALAHAGWRGTVLKIGKKTVEKMINVYETNPKDCLAAIGPSIGKCCYEVDENVIKEFNKDFTNLNKFVFSKGNGKYMLDLWKANQITLKEIGLLERNISISNMCTMCHSEKFFSYRRDQGITGRMAAIIELK